The proteins below come from a single Mesorhizobium loti genomic window:
- a CDS encoding DsbA family protein — protein MSKPTPGLVVTIALLALALLFSALGALHHPAVIDYLQQLEDRRQLTAELKMLIAARRDALFNDPAAPTAGNPEGDVALVTFFDYNCPPCRNAALNIQQAIKDDWSLKLVFKEFPILGPASKFAAVAALASHKQGKYEAFHRALMGFHDLVNERSTLTIAADVGLDVEQLKRDMEDPAIADAIARNGALAGDLYITGTPALVVGDEVIPGMVDVATLQRSIANARAKPEG, from the coding sequence ATGTCCAAGCCAACCCCCGGCCTTGTCGTCACGATCGCTCTTTTAGCCCTCGCCCTGCTTTTTTCCGCGCTGGGGGCGCTACATCATCCTGCTGTCATAGACTACCTGCAGCAGCTCGAAGACCGACGCCAGCTCACCGCGGAATTGAAGATGCTCATTGCCGCGCGGCGCGACGCACTGTTCAATGACCCCGCTGCGCCAACCGCTGGCAATCCGGAAGGCGACGTCGCTCTGGTCACCTTCTTTGACTACAACTGCCCACCTTGCCGGAACGCAGCCCTCAATATCCAGCAAGCCATCAAGGACGATTGGAGTCTGAAGCTTGTGTTCAAAGAGTTTCCGATCCTGGGACCGGCTTCCAAATTCGCCGCGGTGGCGGCGCTCGCCTCCCACAAACAGGGAAAATACGAGGCGTTCCACCGTGCCCTCATGGGTTTCCACGACCTCGTCAACGAAAGGTCCACCTTGACCATCGCAGCAGATGTGGGCCTCGACGTTGAGCAGCTCAAGCGGGACATGGAAGACCCGGCCATCGCAGACGCCATTGCGCGCAATGGCGCGCTCGCCGGCGATCTGTACATCACCGGCACGCCGGCGTTGGTGGTCGGCGATGAAGTGATCCCTGGGATGGTCGATGTTGCCACGCTGCAACGCTCCATCGCCAATGCGCGAGCAAAGCCGGAGGGTTGA
- a CDS encoding helix-turn-helix domain-containing protein: MTDYQTPGEFVRATMAAKGWTQTDLAFALGTTTAAVNQILSNKRGISANMARALGTALDCAPEAFARVQAEWDVRNAEPPADDVAARSRVLTKYPLREMIKRGWIDLEHGKGSVEEQVCRFFNVDSIEAVPSIRHSAKKTDYDVDMPPSQLAWLFRVRQIASEMPVVPFSKVGLERAVEAMREKRADETDVRYVPRLLNEAGVRFVVVESLPGSKIDGVCFWLDDSSPVIGMSLRFDRIDNFWFVLMHECAHVLHGHGRDAAIVDSELDMLTSVNEEEAIANREAAAFCVPPDKLQSFFLRKKPFFAEIEVMAFAKRVGAHPGLVVAQLQRMLNRYDLLRRHLVTIRDQLARAMMMDGWGDTIPVDK, encoded by the coding sequence ATGACCGACTACCAAACACCTGGTGAATTCGTCAGGGCAACTATGGCAGCAAAGGGCTGGACACAAACTGACTTGGCGTTTGCGCTTGGCACTACCACCGCTGCCGTAAATCAGATTTTGAGCAACAAGCGCGGGATCAGCGCCAACATGGCGCGAGCGCTTGGAACAGCTCTGGACTGCGCCCCAGAGGCGTTTGCGCGCGTTCAGGCGGAATGGGATGTGAGAAACGCCGAACCGCCGGCCGACGATGTTGCCGCCCGTTCCCGTGTCCTCACGAAATACCCGCTTCGCGAAATGATCAAACGCGGATGGATCGATCTTGAACACGGCAAGGGTTCTGTGGAGGAACAAGTCTGTCGCTTCTTCAACGTTGATTCGATTGAGGCAGTGCCGAGCATTCGCCATTCCGCGAAGAAGACTGACTACGATGTAGACATGCCGCCATCGCAATTGGCGTGGCTCTTTCGGGTTCGTCAAATTGCATCCGAGATGCCCGTCGTCCCGTTCAGTAAAGTTGGGCTAGAGCGTGCCGTGGAGGCGATGCGCGAAAAGCGAGCCGACGAAACAGACGTGAGGTACGTGCCACGTCTCTTGAATGAAGCTGGCGTTCGTTTTGTAGTCGTAGAGAGCCTACCCGGGAGCAAAATCGATGGCGTCTGCTTTTGGCTTGATGACAGCTCTCCGGTGATCGGCATGTCCCTTCGTTTCGACAGGATCGACAATTTCTGGTTTGTCCTGATGCACGAATGCGCACACGTGCTGCACGGCCATGGTCGCGACGCCGCAATCGTCGACTCTGAACTCGACATGCTGACCTCAGTGAACGAGGAAGAGGCGATTGCAAACAGAGAGGCGGCTGCATTTTGCGTGCCCCCGGATAAGCTTCAATCATTCTTCCTTCGCAAAAAACCCTTCTTCGCTGAAATCGAAGTGATGGCATTTGCAAAGCGCGTAGGCGCGCACCCGGGCCTTGTTGTTGCCCAACTGCAGCGAATGCTCAATCGATATGATTTGCTACGCAGGCACCTTGTCACCATTCGCGATCAACTCGCCCGCGCGATGATGATGGACGGTTGGGGCGACACAATCCCCGTGGACAAATAG
- a CDS encoding IS1 family transposase → MNKLDTKTRSQILHMLCEGQSIRAITRVMGMSKNTIAKLLSDAGAVCADYQDQALRNLTSKRIQVDEIWSFTYAKQKNVKMDKAAPEGAGDTWTWTAIVADTKLVMSWLVGGRDSEYAMSFMDDLSRRLANRVQLTSDGHRAYLEAVEGAFGGDIDYAMLIKLYGASPDSAKGRYSPAECTGARKERIEGNPDIKHVSTSFAERQNLTMRMHMRRFTRLTNGFSKKVEAHANAVALHFMYYNFVRIHASLRMTPAMAAGVSDRLWEVADIVALVEANEARADRKRGPYAKLSAA, encoded by the coding sequence ATGAACAAGCTCGACACCAAAACCCGCTCGCAAATCTTGCATATGCTCTGTGAAGGCCAATCGATCCGCGCCATCACGCGCGTCATGGGCATGAGCAAAAACACCATCGCGAAGCTCCTCTCGGATGCGGGCGCGGTATGTGCCGACTATCAGGACCAAGCCCTTCGTAACCTGACCAGCAAGCGCATTCAGGTCGATGAAATCTGGTCGTTCACCTATGCCAAGCAGAAGAACGTCAAGATGGACAAGGCTGCCCCGGAAGGCGCTGGCGACACATGGACATGGACGGCTATCGTTGCCGACACCAAGCTTGTCATGTCTTGGCTGGTCGGCGGGCGCGATAGCGAATACGCAATGAGCTTCATGGACGATCTTTCGCGCCGCCTTGCCAATCGCGTCCAACTGACCAGCGATGGCCACAGGGCTTATCTGGAGGCTGTTGAAGGCGCATTCGGTGGCGATATCGACTACGCCATGCTGATCAAGCTCTATGGCGCTTCACCTGACAGCGCCAAGGGCCGCTACAGCCCAGCCGAATGCACCGGCGCGCGGAAAGAACGGATCGAAGGCAACCCAGACATCAAGCATGTTAGCACGTCATTTGCCGAGCGCCAGAACCTCACCATGCGGATGCATATGCGCCGCTTCACGCGCTTGACCAATGGCTTTTCCAAGAAGGTCGAAGCCCACGCCAATGCAGTCGCGCTGCACTTCATGTACTATAATTTCGTTCGCATTCATGCTTCGCTGCGCATGACGCCGGCAATGGCCGCTGGCGTATCGGATCGGCTCTGGGAGGTCGCTGACATCGTGGCGCTGGTTGAGGCCAACGAAGCGCGGGCGGATCGGAAACGCGGTCCTTACGCAAAACTCAGTGCAGCTTGA